The sequence CATAAAGGCTCCTGTCACTCGCACCAAGGGGTGTTTTCCCCTTGGTTTGATATTATTAGCCGCCTGAGAAGAGCGCTTCCCTGCGGCCCTTCTCAACCATCACATTATTTTTTATATAACGGGCCGTAATTCTGGCAAGCGCGATAATCCTGCCCTTCGATATCCATACCGTGCGCGCCCCAAGCCGTTGGCCGGTATACACTTTCCTCTTCCACGTTATGCATACAAACCGGAATACGCAGCATTGACGCCAATGTAATTAAGTCTGCGCCTACATGGCCGATGGTCAGAACACCGTGGTTAGCCCCCCAATTCGCCATCACTGAATACACATCACTGAATGGCCCTTTACCGGTCAAACGTGGCGCAAACCAGGTGGTTGGCCAGCTTGAATCAGTACGTTTATCCAGAGTGTCATGTACTGATTTTGGCAATTCAACACTCCAGCCTTCGGCAATTTGTAATACCGGCCCTATACCCTTAATCAGATTGATGCGGCTCATGGTAAATGGCACGCCCCCACGGGTCAGGAAGCGAGAAGAGAAGCCGCCGCCACGGAAGTATTCATGAATCGCTGGGCACCATTCAGTTGCCGCCAGGCAGGCATCGGCTTCCTGCTGACTGACTTGCCAGTGTGGTTTGATGGTTGGTTTACCCTGTGCATCGTTTTGGCAACAAGTGCCATCCAATGCAGCAGAACCCGAGTTAATTAGGTGGATAATACCGTGCTCGGCCACGCCCTCAAGTTGGTGTCCTGTCACGCGCTGTACGGCTTCTGGCGACCAATAAGTGCGAACATCAGCAAAGATTTGTGCGGTGCCGGTCAGGGTATGGCCAAACAGCATTGCCACGCCGTTCAAACTGTCATTTTCGGTGGCGATAACCATAGGTTTTCGCACTCCGTTCCAGTCAAATGAACTGTTCAATAGTGCTTCGGCGGTATCACCGTTCGGGTATTGATCCGTCCAATGGCGCTGCCCCTGGAAACCGGCTGCAATAGCGTTATAACCCAATGCTTCTTCACCAAAACCTTTGGCGGCCAGTTTTGAATTGCCTTGCATCATATCGCGGATACAAATGGCCATTTGCAGGCTTTCACGCAGCACTGCGCGGCTACTTTGTGGTGAGCGGCGATATTGCTCGGCATTTTTATCTGGGCCAAATTTGAAGTTGTTATCAGCCCATGACAGCGCCAATTCCAGTTCTTGTTCATCATAGATTTTGTGATCGATACGGCGGCGTAGTTCAGTCATATCAACCGCTTGCACTTTCATCCCTAACCAAGATTCAAAGAAATTATGGTCAACGATGGAACCGGCGATCCCCATCGATACTCCACCCAGTGAGAGGTAGCTTTTGCCTTTCAAGCTGGCGACAGCCAACCCCGCACGGGCAAAACGCAGCAGTTTTTCTTGCACATCGGCAGGGATGCGGGTGTCATTGGCATCTTGTACGTCATGGCCGTAAATAGAGAAGGCGGGCAGCCCTTTCTGATTATGTGCTGCTAATGCAGCCGCCAGATAAACCGCGCCAGGGCGTTCGGTACCATTAAAGCCCCAAATTGCTTTCGGGCGGAACGGGTCCATATCAATCGTTTCGCTGCCGTAGCACCAGCACGGTGTCACGGTGATAGTCAGCCCGATATTCTGTGCGCTGAATTTATCATCACAGGCGGCAGACTCTGCCATTCCGGCAATGCAGGTGTCAGCAATGACGCACTCAACCGGGGTTCCACAAGGATGGCGGACCACTTCTTGCAGGAATTCTGCGGTGGCGCGAGCCATCTTCATGGTTTGCTCTTCCAGGGATTCACGCACACCCATTCTGCGGCCATCAATAACCGGACGAATACCAATCTTTGGTAATTGAATTGTCTTTTTCATAATAGATCCTTATGTTCTGTAGCAAATTTAATTTATCAGTTCACCGCGAATTTAATTCGTAGGTACAGTTTTGAACTTGGCGAAAATAAAGATAATAGCGAAACACAGTGCCGGAATAAGTTCTGCTGTCGGGATATTTCCCGCAGCATCACTGGCCAGCCCCATAATCGGTGTTACAATACCGCCACCAACAATAGTCATCACAATAATGGATGCGCCATATTTGGTGTCTTGATTTAGATTCTTAATGCCCAGAGAAAATATAGTTGGATACTGTATTGACATAAACATACTGCATAATGTCAGTGCTAATAACCCAATGTGCCCGCCAAAGGCGGCTGAAATAATACAAAGTAGCATTGAGATTAAAGCATAGGCGGCTAATACTTTCTCAGGCGCGAAGCGGGTAATTAACCAGGTCCCGCTGAATCGTCCAATAA comes from Yersinia canariae and encodes:
- the fucI gene encoding L-fucose isomerase, which codes for MKKTIQLPKIGIRPVIDGRRMGVRESLEEQTMKMARATAEFLQEVVRHPCGTPVECVIADTCIAGMAESAACDDKFSAQNIGLTITVTPCWCYGSETIDMDPFRPKAIWGFNGTERPGAVYLAAALAAHNQKGLPAFSIYGHDVQDANDTRIPADVQEKLLRFARAGLAVASLKGKSYLSLGGVSMGIAGSIVDHNFFESWLGMKVQAVDMTELRRRIDHKIYDEQELELALSWADNNFKFGPDKNAEQYRRSPQSSRAVLRESLQMAICIRDMMQGNSKLAAKGFGEEALGYNAIAAGFQGQRHWTDQYPNGDTAEALLNSSFDWNGVRKPMVIATENDSLNGVAMLFGHTLTGTAQIFADVRTYWSPEAVQRVTGHQLEGVAEHGIIHLINSGSAALDGTCCQNDAQGKPTIKPHWQVSQQEADACLAATEWCPAIHEYFRGGGFSSRFLTRGGVPFTMSRINLIKGIGPVLQIAEGWSVELPKSVHDTLDKRTDSSWPTTWFAPRLTGKGPFSDVYSVMANWGANHGVLTIGHVGADLITLASMLRIPVCMHNVEEESVYRPTAWGAHGMDIEGQDYRACQNYGPLYKK